Part of the Acidimicrobiales bacterium genome, CGTCGAGCACCGCGTCGGAGATCTGGTCGCAGATCTTGTCGGGGTGTCCCTCGGTCACGCTCTCTGAGGTGAGAAGCAGGTGTCCGCCAGATGCGGTCATCGAGTGCCT contains:
- a CDS encoding S-adenosylmethionine synthetase N-terminal domain-containing protein; translated protein: MTASGGHLLLTSESVTEGHPDKICDQISDAVLD